CGAGCGAAATTGCGGCTTCGCTCTTTGGGTAGGCTGGTATGCCGGATCTGGCATATGTTCCCGGTGGGCTAAGCAACAACGCTTCTTCCAGAACGATCTGCGCGCCGTGATCCGCTTTGAAGACGGGGTAGAGTCGATTGGGATGCTGGCACCATGCGTCGAGGTCTAAGCGTTCCGGTGAGGAGGTAAACTCGGTTAGTTTTTCGCCATCCCATCGGACGAACAAGCCTTTCGGAGTCGACTCGATTTCTAAGACATGGGTTTGCCCGCGCTGGAAACATCGGCGACTGACAAACGATTCGTTGTGCATGTAAAGCTTGTCGTCGATCTCACCAATACCGCTTCCTAAACCACCATCGATATGAACCGATACCGGGTAACCTTGATGCGGGATGGAAACGACAAAGTCACCGGCATCGCTTTCACGACGCACTGACAATTTCAATTGATATTGGTCTGGTAGAAACGCAGGCAACTCGATCTCGGCTAGAGTATCGGTCGGCTGATTGAGGACCAAGTTTCCAGCGTCTCGCGAAACCGTTCCGTGAAGTCGGCATTCGTCGAGGTTATCAGGAAAGAACGTGAGCAGAGACTCTTGCCGGAGGTTGACTGCTACGTTTTGAAAATCGAACGGTTCTGGATTGTTAAACGCTTCCGAAGCGTCTGTCAGCTCTGGATTGTCGGTCGCTACTGTCACAAGACTTGCAGGCTGCGAGAGTTCGCTTTTGTCTGTCGGCAGCGAAGGTGGTGACGCAGACGCTGAGGAGGGCGGCTGGACATATTCAGCGACGCGAGTGTCTTCTGTGGAAGAATCTGCTGGTTGTTGTCTGGCGGACAGAACCAGCATGACTGCAGCGACAGCCACCGCGATCACACTGAAGGCAGACCCGAGAACGACCTTGTGCTTTCGGGCTTGGTGTCCCCATGACTGAAGCCGGTTCATCGGACGTGCCAGCACGGGACGTGATTCGGACCACGCCTGCAGATCCGTCGCAAACTCCTTGCAGGACTGATATCGAAGGCTCCTGTCAGGCATCATCGCCTTCTGGCAGATTGCTTCGAGCGTCCGATCGACATCAGGGTTTCTGTCACGCACTGGATGGATGTCGCCCTGAGCCACCTTTGCGACGATCACATACGGTGCTCCTTCGTGCGGGGTTGATCCTGTGAGCAAATAGTACAGCACGACACCCAGACTGTACTGATCGCTAAGAGCGTCGACTTCGGATACGTCTCCGCGTGCCTGTTCGGGTGACATATACGCCGGGGTGCCCAGCAGAGAGCCATCGGTGGTCAGATTGGAGTCCTCGTCCGTTCGCCTGGCGAGTCCGAAATCCATCAACTGAGGCTCGCCATTGACATCAAGCATGACGTTGTGGGGCTTGAGGTCGCGATGAATGATGTTGTTGGAGTGTGCGTAGTCGAGTGCCAACGCGAGTTTACGGACGATTTCGACCGCTTCCGCAAAGGTAACGCTTTCACGTTGAAGTCGATCCGACAGCAGTTCGCCTTCGATGTACTCGCTTGCGATATAGAATTGGCTGCCCGACTTTCCTGACTCATAGGTCGTGACGATATTGGGATGCCGTAATCTCGCTGCGGCTTTCGCTTCTGAGATAAAACGCCGTGTTCGGTTTTCTGCACCGTCGGCAAAGATCGGCACTTTCAACGCGACAAATCGATCCAGTGAAGGGTCATGCGCTTTGTAGACTTTTCCAAAGCCGCCGGTTCCCAGGACAGAGACGATCTTGAATCGACCTAGCTTTCTAGTCGCCCGCTGACGCTCAACACGCTCGTCCGAGGTGGAGAGCGATCTTAAAGTGCTTGCCTCGGATACTTCGATCGTCCGGTTGGATTCATTGCGGACGGACCGCGCCAAATTCGAAACGCTGCGGTTTGATTCGATCGCAAAAAAGTTTTTGCAGGTAGGGCAGCCAACGACCGCCCCAATTTTGTCAGCG
This genomic interval from Stieleria sp. JC731 contains the following:
- a CDS encoding protein kinase domain-containing protein, whose translation is MQTKTICPHCSQKLRVTADKIGAVVGCPTCKNFFAIESNRSVSNLARSVRNESNRTIEVSEASTLRSLSTSDERVERQRATRKLGRFKIVSVLGTGGFGKVYKAHDPSLDRFVALKVPIFADGAENRTRRFISEAKAAARLRHPNIVTTYESGKSGSQFYIASEYIEGELLSDRLQRESVTFAEAVEIVRKLALALDYAHSNNIIHRDLKPHNVMLDVNGEPQLMDFGLARRTDEDSNLTTDGSLLGTPAYMSPEQARGDVSEVDALSDQYSLGVVLYYLLTGSTPHEGAPYVIVAKVAQGDIHPVRDRNPDVDRTLEAICQKAMMPDRSLRYQSCKEFATDLQAWSESRPVLARPMNRLQSWGHQARKHKVVLGSAFSVIAVAVAAVMLVLSARQQPADSSTEDTRVAEYVQPPSSASASPPSLPTDKSELSQPASLVTVATDNPELTDASEAFNNPEPFDFQNVAVNLRQESLLTFFPDNLDECRLHGTVSRDAGNLVLNQPTDTLAEIELPAFLPDQYQLKLSVRRESDAGDFVVSIPHQGYPVSVHIDGGLGSGIGEIDDKLYMHNESFVSRRCFQRGQTHVLEIESTPKGLFVRWDGEKLTEFTSSPERLDLDAWCQHPNRLYPVFKADHGAQIVLEEALLLSPPGTYARSGIPAYPKSEAAISLAEKQFGSSFRGVVKLADDVQGNIEIQSDNEGEPKLSFDFQTPGKPRWISASSIDFTPLANIKGRLSISAAWMTDWDKVVIPDFNPNCKLEYLSLADAQGLTGGLLERFPGSNLQGISLHGTNLGEEVADTIWAMKSLRWAHLRSVQIGKRNAMVLAALPKLTSLSLSTRRMSPEALIRLVQSKTIQDLELNNKEPDRFVHTDGILDHLKTMESLGVLRLQLSALSQQAVDRFRNEKPNIEVVYQPIRTLSQSPVQTFKGWSNTWGSDGNQILLNGGGEEGNSDGMLKFVDIWTGEENAVANAARDPAVAFAGERQIAYMDESKLFVCDADKTNRRLIFDKASFPSWSSDGQKLYFYDFQEKFVKSVEVNDNTSIPKKVFECRTHSFPSVSPDESMVAFQDGSKLVVADLKTGHTIFEIPLDRWSGLLTGWSPDSKQLSFGDYGGGSGAWVVDIASQESKKILGGSHTFLRWSPDGKYIAADERGKSQVNIFLAESVGLK